The Lactuca sativa cultivar Salinas chromosome 2, Lsat_Salinas_v11, whole genome shotgun sequence genome includes the window ACCTTTGCTGCTGCTACACACCGACTAGCCGCCGCCATTTATCCATCCCTTACTTCACCCCCACTGACACAAGAACCACCCCCATTGAAttttttcaaaaatacaaaactgatAAAAACGtatatgatttctaattataaaaaaatgattataagaTTATATAATATTTGTGTAATTAGTATTTTATATTAGACGTTAAAAGGAGCTACATAATTAATTActcaaaaattataaaattaaaaaattaaaaattagttAAACAATAGATGAAATGTTGTAAACTAAACGAGGTTAATTATAAAACATTAAAACAAATGGTTAATGTTTTAaggaaaaaaaactaaaaatagaaCAAGATCAAGAATACCTTACCTAGAATAACACCCAGTGATATTTTGTTGTCATAAAGACACGTCACATCCGAGTCCAAGCCCTCGTTAATGTAACAATACCCCCCTCTAGCTTCGCAATCTATGCATTTTTTGTCTTCTTTTGTGTTTCCACCTTCGTCCATGTAGCCCCATTCCAGTGATACTGGAACAAAACTCTGGTCCTCCACAGTAGATTGACTGGAAAATCTTCCTTTCATATATGAATTCTTATCCACCAAGAAGGCAGACCTACTGCAGCTTACATTTCCAGCATGTCCTACCAATTCAGTTAGATTCAAGGTAAACGATTTGAGATCATAAGTCATTGTAGTTTCACAACAACCGATGCCAAAACAGTTGTTTCTTTCACTAACACTCTCATTGCCACAACTAGTTGAACAACCACCGCTAATATCCCCATTCTCATTAATGATGACGCCACTGCCACACCCTTCAACAACGAATAAGTTACCATATTTAGAAAAATAGAACGGACTTTTGTTTAAGTCAAGACTACTATTCTGGATTGAGTTCTCGCAATCCGAAATCATAGGGACATTAACAATGAACCTTTCAGATTTTATATCCAACAACTCCATATTGTTGAGGGCGGGTAAATATGGTGTCGAGGAGTTACAATCAATAGTGAACCATTCATTCCCTGAACAGCTTCTTCCAATCCCGAAAGGATATCGAATCGAGACATTCCCACACATATTGTTGCATCCTACTGAAGtatcatttcctttcaaagaaaGCGATACAGGAACAAAAAGGTGATCTTGGACAATAGATAAGCGACCAAAATTATTGTCTTGATATTGATCATACGCCAAGAAGACAGATCCGCACGAGGTTCCATCTCTATCCAGCCTTTCCAAGCCTGTTCGATTCAAGGTAAACGACCGGAGATCTTGAGGAATTGTAATTTTGCAACAACCCACACCGAAGCAATTCTTTATGTTACTTACAGTGTCCTTGCGACAAGTTGTTGAACAACCAGTAACAATACTACCGTTCTCCATGATGATGTCAGCATGGCCACATCCCTGAACCATCAACATGTTATTGTTTCCCGAATAACGGAAAGGACTTGTGCTTAGGTCAAGACTAAGACTGCTATTCTGGAGTGGGTTCTTGCAATCAGAAATCATGGGGACATTAACAATGAAATTTAAGGATCCAAACCCCTGCAACACCTCCACGTTGTTGAGTGCAGGAAGATAAGCCCTCTGTGAGTTACATTCAATGTTGAACCATTCGTTCAGAGAACAGTTTATTCCGATCCCGAATGGGAAACGAATACTGGCCTGGCCACAGCTACGCTCGCATCTTGGTTGGATGTAATTATGTGCTTTTGTGAATGTTGTTAACGAAATCAGGATAAGTAAATGCAAAACTTGAAACTGCTTCATTTTATTACCAAACATTCAAGTCGGAAAATGGTAGGAGGGATATTAATAATCAAAACTCAGTGAATTTCTGATTGTGTGTTCAGTTGTGCTGCCAGGTTCGCTATTTAAGACAAATTTAATTCATGGTTTACCTAAACTCAACAGGTTCCAAGTTCCAACTTTCCCCTTTTTTCCACAAATAAAACAAATCGGTTAGAATAAGAACAACATATTGAATATTTTTCTATTGGTTTAATATTAATAGAAAAATTGCAACTGTAACGAATTTCCAATCTCCAAATCGTAGTTAAACCATTATTTTACAAACGACTTGTTATAAAGTCTACGCTTGTAATTTCGCAACACCTACTTCGATGGTAAGTTTGGTTATTATATTATTTAACTGTGGAGGGAAAGAACCCAGTCCTTTCAGAACAACTTTTGTCAAAAAAATAATCAGTAAAGTAAGATTTTTGTTAGAATGGATTTCTTGTTCGATGCTAAATAATATAATGAAAATTAACAACATAAAATTCTTTATACTATGGACAACAATGAGTGGAAAACCAGTCGGTCCATATCACAGCCCTTCAAACTCTTGGAACTTTTAATCTCAGCCATTTAAACTCAATATTTACGGTTGTTGTACATTTCTAGCAATTGGTTTCCGACGACAAATATGGAAGCAACGTGGGGACAAGAAGGAGGAGGGTCGACAAATACGGAGCCTTCTTTGTCAAATAGAAGAATCCAGCAAGATCGACTCCACTTCTCTAATCGGTTTCCTAATCGGTTTTATGCAAGAAACCGTTGAATCCACCCCCACGATCTTCCTTCTTCATCGCACTCAACTGTCCCGTCTATAAAAGAGTTCGATTTCATTCTAATTGCTTCAATCATTTCAACATTTGCTTCAAGCCTATGATAATCATGTACCACAAATCAACTGAAAACGTTTTTCCCTTTAAAGAAAAGCCATCCAAGGTATGTTTTAATTCATGTTTTTAATCTGATGTTGTTACTGTTAGTTCATCTCTTCTCTTCCGGTTCTATGATTTTCGTTGTAAGAGACTTGGTGGTAGGTGGTGGGATTAAGCATTTGCTCAGATGGTTGGGGCCACATTCTCGCCGACGTCTATGCTCATAAGGTATTCCTTGAATTCTATTACCATCATGACATTTCTTCAGAATTCCTTGATTTCGTTTAGAGAATAAGAGTGCCATGTTACCTGTAAGTTTTATCTTAATTCATAAATCAGTGGCATCACTATGCATCCACTACTTCGCTAATACTCTTTACCGACGGATTTGTAACAGACCAAATTTTGTCGTATATTCTTGTCGCTAAGTGTTTTTAACGGATTTCCAACGGCTACGGCTAATTTTTAGCGACGGATTATTCCGTCGGTAATTAGTAACGGATTACCGACGGATTTGTATTTGGAACAGAATACCGACGGAATGTGTAATCAACAGATTACCGACGAAATAACTCAATAACAGATTACCGACAGATTATACAAAAGTTTTTACTTACGGATTTCCGTTACTAATCCGTTAATAATAgtgattttatttaaatatatatatatatatatatatatatatatatatatatatatatatataattttacatGAAAATTCACACTTTTTTCTAcattaaataaacaaaaatataataaaacaaaCACAAATTTAGAAAAACCTAATagaaatttttatacatatttggtGATTCATATACAATGATAACATATTTAACCTTGGAAAATCTCTTAGAATGTGCGATTCCGTCTGCAAGCCTCAGACAACTCTTCAATCAGAATCGTCAATCCCTTGATGTGAACAGCCGATGCAGCATCCGACAATGCCTGCACAAATCTTGACTTTTTCATATATGTTGTAGCAGAAACCGGAATCAATCACATGCTCTCTTTAGCCCACTCCAATGCTTTTGACCCATATGGCCTTGATACTCTAGCAAAGCATATGGCACCTGTTCCAAAACGAAAGGAAAGCAAGGGAACTAATGGTAATATCCCTTGAAGATAAATAAATTATGGAATTTAGGGTTagattttttataataaaaaaacacaTACTCACTTTTGGTTGTTGTCTTCATCTCACCTTGTGAATTGCTAGTGGTTGTGGTGGTGAAAAATTTATGACTCTAAAAGAAGAGAtgcataatttcattatatcaggAATACATCAAAATAGAATAGATTATAGGAGTGAAATTAGGCATTCTTGTATTAGAAATAAATGCAACTAACAGAGGAAAACAAATAGTCATTCTGAACTTTAGGGAAAAATGACTTTCATGATGGAATTCTTAGTGGCACTGCAATTTGAGGGGTAAAAGGAATCACAATTCAGAACAGCTAACAATCATCTATGAACTATGTTATGACAACTCATACAGCATTGTCAGATGTTGCATCTTCAAGTTTCAGACCTTCAACAAGAATGATTTCCTAAAACCATAAAGTAGTGGTGTTCAATAATATGAACTTATAGCCAATTCTTAATGTATTGATGGTTTCCATTgttgaagggtattttagtcatttaacaaaaaaaattaaacacctTATGATTCTGTCAATGTTACAAAAGGGAGAATACGTCTTACCCTGCTCTTTAAGAAGACAAGATGTGCAGGAGTGAGATCATCATATGCAGCATCCAACAAGTAATAAATATCTACAAAATGAGAAAAGCATGATACCACTACTTTTATTAGCAAGCAATAATGACGCACACTTGTTTTCACAAATTAGGGGTATATTTGTAAATATTCACATCGGAGGACAGAGTTTTTTACAAACAAGTTAGATGTTAGTGTTGTCTTTCAACCACTGGGTTGCATCCTTCATGAATCCGACAAAATATagcaaaaatataattattttacctCTCCAACTCCAAGGAATATCAatttttttcacaaattataTTTAATGAAACTAATTTGACACAACATTTTAAAACAAGCTTTGAAGCTTCTCATCAAgaattaaaaatttataaaagCTAAACAAAACATATTTGAAGACATTATTGTTTTCCTGTGATAGAGTTTTGTCATAAGCAGACATCCAAGTAAAATGAAAAATGATACCTACCACAAAGACAAAGTGATCTCTCTGCAGTTTAGTCGCACCTCACCTTACACTTGAGTACTCGAAAGCTTCATTATCACCT containing:
- the LOC111885125 gene encoding wall-associated receptor kinase-like 1 codes for the protein MFGNKMKQFQVLHLLILISLTTFTKAHNYIQPRCERSCGQASIRFPFGIGINCSLNEWFNIECNSQRAYLPALNNVEVLQGFGSLNFIVNVPMISDCKNPLQNSSLSLDLSTSPFRYSGNNNMLMVQGCGHADIIMENGSIVTGCSTTCRKDTVSNIKNCFGVGCCKITIPQDLRSFTLNRTGLERLDRDGTSCGSVFLAYDQYQDNNFGRLSIVQDHLFVPVSLSLKGNDTSVGCNNMCGNVSIRYPFGIGRSCSGNEWFTIDCNSSTPYLPALNNMELLDIKSERFIVNVPMISDCENSIQNSSLDLNKSPFYFSKYGNLFVVEGCGSGVIINENGDISGGCSTSCGNESVSERNNCFGIGCCETTMTYDLKSFTLNLTELVGHAGNVSCSRSAFLVDKNSYMKGRFSSQSTVEDQSFVPVSLEWGYMDEGGNTKEDKKCIDCEARGGYCYINEGLDSDVTCLYDNKISLGVILGVSISIGLMLLIVMGYALYKIIKKTKTKRRKQRFFKRNGGILLRQQQTTDISLVDKTIIFTSNELDKATDNFNENRILGRGGQGTVYKGMLADGRIVAIKKSKVVDESQLEQFINEVVILSQVSHRNVVKLLGCCLETEVPLLVSEFISNGTLYDLIHDETGEFLFSLNMRLQIATEVAGALSYLHSATSIPIYHRDIKTTNILLDEKYRAKVSDFGTSRLVSIDQTHLTTLVKGTFGYLDPEYFQSSQFTEKSDVYSFGVVLLELLTREKPISLTRFGENRSLALHFMLAMEEGRAMSIFDASVVKEGSRSELLAIANLAMQCLNFNGRNRPTMKEVASELEGIRLSHVPSIDEPNFGHMKHYEEVALIYGESTSTSITFYHNPSQ